One Novosphingobium sp. EMRT-2 DNA segment encodes these proteins:
- a CDS encoding SDR family oxidoreductase: protein MGRVQGKKALVTGAAQGLGAAQSWMLAREGAKVLLTDINGAGAAAQAEAINAELGAGTAFAIRHDVTSPDDWDAAIALAGEALGGLSVLVNNAGVGVRGNIETCTLEDWRRGFAINVDSVFLGCQKALPLLKDNQPGSIVNISSIAGLIASDTMPGYNASKAAVWMLSKSVALYCAKRGWDVRCNSVHPTFVDTPILDGIATNANLDKDVVMGKLARQIPLGRVGQPDDIAAGVLYLASDESRFMTGAELKLDGGISAM from the coding sequence ATGGGCAGGGTTCAGGGGAAGAAGGCGCTGGTAACCGGCGCGGCACAGGGCTTGGGCGCGGCGCAGTCATGGATGCTGGCGCGCGAGGGCGCGAAGGTGCTGCTGACCGACATCAACGGCGCGGGAGCGGCGGCGCAGGCCGAGGCGATCAACGCCGAGCTGGGCGCGGGCACCGCTTTCGCGATCCGCCACGACGTGACCAGCCCCGACGACTGGGACGCGGCGATCGCGCTGGCGGGCGAAGCGCTCGGCGGGCTTTCGGTGCTGGTCAACAACGCCGGCGTGGGCGTGCGCGGCAATATCGAGACCTGCACGCTGGAAGACTGGCGGCGCGGCTTCGCCATCAACGTCGACAGCGTGTTCCTGGGCTGCCAGAAGGCGCTGCCGCTGCTGAAGGACAACCAGCCGGGATCGATCGTCAACATCAGCTCGATCGCCGGCCTGATCGCGTCGGACACGATGCCCGGCTACAACGCCAGCAAGGCAGCGGTGTGGATGCTGTCGAAGTCGGTGGCGCTCTATTGCGCCAAGCGCGGCTGGGACGTGCGCTGCAATTCGGTCCACCCGACGTTCGTCGACACGCCGATCCTCGATGGCATCGCCACCAACGCCAATCTCGACAAGGACGTGGTGATGGGCAAGCTGGCGCGGCAGATCCCGCTGGGCCGCGTGGGCCAGCCCGACGACATCGCGGCGGGCGTGCTCTACCTCGCCAGCGACGAAAGCCGCTTCATGACCGGCGCCGAACTGAAGCTGGACGGCGGCATTTCCGCGATGTGA
- a CDS encoding NUDIX hydrolase: MSLEDEYRDEPEQVRWEGRFIVAKTRGRWEYVSRTRNIRAAVILAIDSADRVILVEQFRVPLGRPSIELPAGLIGDHDDSADEDAAVAAARELEEETGYRPGRMEAVGEFHSSPGMVSESFTLFRAHDLERVSDGGGVEGEGITVHHVPLAEIEGFIAARRAEGYGIDVRMLMLLGPRLLGGT; the protein is encoded by the coding sequence ATGAGCCTGGAAGACGAGTATCGCGACGAACCCGAGCAGGTGCGCTGGGAAGGGCGGTTCATCGTCGCCAAGACGCGCGGACGCTGGGAATACGTGAGCCGCACGCGCAACATCCGCGCCGCGGTGATCCTGGCCATCGACAGCGCGGACCGGGTGATCCTGGTCGAACAGTTCCGCGTGCCGCTGGGCAGGCCATCGATCGAATTGCCGGCGGGGCTGATCGGCGATCATGACGACAGCGCGGACGAGGACGCCGCCGTCGCCGCTGCGCGCGAGCTGGAAGAGGAAACCGGCTATCGCCCCGGCCGCATGGAGGCGGTGGGCGAGTTCCATTCCTCGCCGGGCATGGTCTCGGAAAGCTTCACGCTGTTCCGCGCGCACGATCTGGAGCGCGTGTCCGATGGCGGCGGGGTGGAAGGCGAAGGCATCACCGTCCATCACGTACCGCTGGCAGAGATCGAAGGGTTCATCGCCGCGCGCCGGGCCGAAGGCTATGGCATAGACGTGCGCATGCTCATGCTGCTGGGGCCGCGCCTGCTGGGCGGCACTTGA
- a CDS encoding TPM domain-containing protein, with protein sequence MAALHLTDSDRQRIAQAVTAAELRSAGEIVTIVTARSDPYRDVALAWAAAVAFLALAALEFAPHFYLALIDRALGLWATEWSPRAVLGVALTVAVVKFLAMLLLQAWEPLRLWLVPRPIKRARVHARALTCFRIGAESRTTGRTGILIYLSMAEHRAEIIADEAIAARVAPEVWGDAMHALLAEIRQGRVADGMIAAVEGVGAVLAQHLPRADDDANELPDRLIEV encoded by the coding sequence ATGGCGGCCTTGCACTTGACCGACAGCGACCGGCAGCGCATCGCGCAGGCGGTCACCGCCGCCGAGCTGCGCAGCGCGGGCGAGATCGTGACGATCGTGACCGCGCGGTCCGATCCCTATCGCGACGTGGCGCTGGCCTGGGCGGCGGCGGTGGCGTTCCTGGCGCTGGCCGCGCTGGAGTTCGCGCCGCACTTCTACCTCGCGCTGATCGACCGCGCGCTGGGGCTGTGGGCGACCGAATGGAGCCCGCGCGCGGTGCTGGGGGTGGCGCTGACCGTGGCGGTGGTCAAGTTCCTGGCCATGCTGCTGCTGCAGGCCTGGGAGCCGCTGCGGCTGTGGCTGGTGCCCCGGCCGATCAAGCGCGCGCGCGTCCATGCCCGCGCGTTGACCTGCTTCCGCATCGGCGCCGAAAGCCGCACCACCGGGCGCACCGGCATCCTCATCTACCTGTCGATGGCGGAGCACCGGGCCGAGATCATCGCCGACGAGGCCATCGCCGCGCGGGTCGCGCCAGAGGTATGGGGCGATGCCATGCACGCGCTGCTGGCCGAAATCCGGCAGGGCCGCGTGGCCGACGGAATGATCGCCGCCGTGGAAGGCGTGGGCGCGGTGCTTGCGCAGCACCTGCCGCGTGCCGATGATGACGCGAATGAATTGCCGGACCGGTTGATCGAAGTATGA
- a CDS encoding YgcG family protein gives MRRFLIALMAVLAFVAGPAFAQTFPPLTGRVVDDAHLLTPQQVAALDAKLAALEQQSQRQLVVATIPDLQGMPIEDYGYQLGRAWGLGDKQRNDGALLIVAPKERRVRIEVGYGLEGILTDALSQVIIQREIVPRFKQNDYAGGIDAAVDQLIAQLKLPDDEARKVAEQAQAGASKGGAPRFDIGTVVFLVIFFLFFVLPFIRAMRGGGRRYGSSPGVMIFPGGGWGSGGGGSSWGGSDWGGGGGGGFSGGGGSFGGGGASGDW, from the coding sequence GTGCGGCGTTTCCTGATCGCGCTGATGGCCGTGCTGGCGTTCGTCGCCGGCCCGGCTTTCGCGCAGACCTTTCCGCCGCTGACCGGCCGCGTGGTCGATGATGCGCACCTGCTCACCCCGCAGCAGGTCGCCGCGCTCGACGCCAAGCTGGCCGCGCTGGAGCAGCAGTCGCAGCGCCAGCTTGTCGTGGCGACGATTCCCGACCTGCAGGGCATGCCGATCGAGGACTACGGCTACCAGCTCGGCCGCGCCTGGGGGCTGGGCGACAAGCAGCGCAACGATGGGGCGCTGCTGATCGTCGCACCCAAGGAGCGCAGGGTGCGGATCGAGGTCGGCTATGGTCTGGAAGGCATCCTCACCGATGCGCTGTCGCAGGTGATCATCCAGCGTGAGATCGTGCCGCGCTTCAAGCAGAACGATTATGCCGGCGGGATCGACGCGGCGGTGGACCAGCTCATCGCGCAGCTCAAGCTGCCCGATGACGAGGCGCGCAAGGTGGCCGAACAGGCGCAGGCAGGGGCCAGCAAGGGCGGCGCGCCGCGGTTCGACATCGGCACTGTGGTGTTCCTGGTGATCTTCTTCCTGTTCTTCGTGCTGCCGTTCATCCGCGCCATGCGGGGAGGCGGGCGGCGCTATGGCAGCAGCCCCGGCGTGATGATCTTCCCCGGCGGCGGCTGGGGCAGCGGTGGCGGTGGAAGCAGCTGGGGTGGCAGCGACTGGGGCGGCGGCGGTGGCGGCGGCTTTTCCGGCGGTGGCGGCAGCTTCGGCGGTGGCGGCGCTTCGGGGGACTGGTAG
- a CDS encoding LemA family protein — protein sequence MAASLFRRLSRPLARFAFVAAAAATLAGCGVNTIPTAEENAKAKWADVQNQYQRRADLIPNLVATVKGYAKQEQDTLTKVTEARAKATSVQVSADDLTDPAKMAAFQQAQGALSQGLGRLMANVEAYPDLKSNENFLALQSQLEGTENRISVARRDYNEAVRQYNTTIRTFPAVIGAKMIYGAKPLVPFEATTPGAQEAPKVNFN from the coding sequence ATGGCCGCTTCCCTGTTCCGCCGCCTTTCCCGCCCCCTGGCGCGTTTCGCGTTCGTGGCCGCCGCCGCGGCGACGCTGGCCGGCTGCGGCGTCAATACGATCCCCACCGCCGAGGAAAACGCCAAGGCCAAGTGGGCCGACGTGCAGAACCAGTACCAGCGCCGGGCCGACCTGATCCCCAACCTGGTGGCGACGGTGAAGGGCTATGCCAAGCAGGAGCAGGACACGCTGACCAAGGTGACCGAGGCGCGCGCCAAGGCCACGAGCGTGCAGGTTTCCGCCGACGACCTGACCGATCCCGCCAAGATGGCCGCGTTCCAGCAGGCGCAGGGCGCGCTGTCGCAGGGGCTGGGCCGCCTGATGGCGAACGTGGAAGCCTATCCCGATCTCAAGTCCAACGAGAACTTCCTGGCGCTGCAAAGCCAGCTGGAAGGCACCGAGAACCGCATTTCCGTGGCGCGGCGCGATTACAACGAGGCCGTGCGCCAATACAACACCACGATCCGCACGTTCCCGGCAGTGATCGGCGCCAAGATGATCTATGGCGCGAAGCCGCTGGTACCGTTCGAGGCGACCACGCCGGGGGCGCAGGAGGCGCCCAAGGTCAACTTCAACTGA
- the mscL gene encoding large conductance mechanosensitive channel protein MscL yields the protein MGMMQEFKTFIARGNVLDLAVGVIIGAAFGKIVTSLTENVIMPAVGYFTGGADFSKYFIRLGPIPETYKGKPDDYAALKEAGVAMIGYGDFVTQIVNFVILAFVIFLIVKAANKAFAKPEEPAAPAAPAGPSEVELLAEIRDALKNRV from the coding sequence ATGGGCATGATGCAGGAATTCAAGACGTTCATCGCGCGCGGCAACGTGCTGGACCTGGCCGTTGGCGTGATCATCGGCGCGGCGTTCGGCAAGATCGTCACCTCGCTGACCGAAAACGTCATCATGCCGGCGGTCGGCTATTTCACCGGCGGCGCCGATTTCTCCAAGTATTTCATCCGCCTCGGACCGATTCCGGAAACCTACAAGGGCAAGCCGGACGATTACGCCGCGCTCAAGGAAGCGGGCGTGGCGATGATCGGCTATGGCGATTTCGTCACCCAGATCGTCAACTTCGTGATCCTGGCCTTCGTGATCTTCCTGATCGTGAAAGCCGCGAACAAGGCGTTTGCCAAGCCCGAGGAACCGGCCGCTCCGGCCGCGCCCGCGGGGCCGAGCGAAGTGGAACTGCTCGCCGAAATCCGCGATGCGCTGAAGAACCGGGTCTGA
- a CDS encoding MFS transporter — MNAVAKGGWYALALVALTNAMSLLDRQILAILAPAIKKDLAIGDAEMGLLYGTVFALFYALFSLPVGRLADGWVRTRLLGISIAFWSAATALGGLAGSFATLALSRLGVGIGEAATQPAGTSLIYDYWPKPRRGFVMAVLASAIALGLGGSLVLGGVAAQAWTERYAGTVAPFGLKGWQFAFLVASAPGFVLALFLLRLREPERGVMDGLPTAPDPRPFAASLELLGSVLPGLHWIGMIRRGGDRGTVLRNLAGLAAIVALMVVLTRVSMAVSPRPPFVIAGLAINPHALQWTVIGFGVFVIVNLVQGMRLSDPQAHRVITRSPTLIMAIAVGTLQSAINYGMMAFNPTFLIQSYGLSMRETALQFGMVSAGMGIVGPLLWGPLSDRLHRRYPGGGRAGVALFAMAVSPLLSFWVYTAPAAGTFYGRFVLYSLVLTGWMPPLYAILYDQVLPRMRGLTASLYLLAMTILGMGIGPYLVGLLSDATGNLRASMLSINAVAVPIVVLMLLIARRAARDEAALLERAGSA; from the coding sequence GTGAACGCAGTCGCCAAGGGCGGATGGTACGCGCTCGCGCTGGTGGCGCTGACCAACGCGATGAGCCTGCTCGACCGCCAGATCCTGGCGATCCTTGCGCCCGCCATCAAGAAGGACCTGGCGATCGGCGATGCGGAGATGGGGCTGCTCTATGGCACCGTCTTCGCGCTGTTCTACGCGCTGTTCTCGCTGCCGGTGGGGCGGCTGGCGGACGGCTGGGTGCGCACGCGCCTGCTGGGGATCAGCATCGCCTTCTGGTCCGCCGCCACCGCGCTTGGTGGCCTGGCCGGCAGTTTCGCCACGCTGGCGCTGTCGCGGCTGGGCGTGGGCATCGGCGAGGCGGCGACGCAGCCGGCCGGCACCTCGCTGATCTATGACTACTGGCCCAAGCCGCGCCGGGGCTTCGTGATGGCGGTGCTGGCCTCGGCCATCGCGCTGGGGCTGGGCGGATCGCTGGTGCTGGGCGGGGTGGCGGCGCAGGCATGGACCGAGCGCTACGCCGGCACGGTGGCGCCGTTCGGGCTGAAGGGTTGGCAGTTCGCCTTCCTTGTCGCCTCGGCCCCCGGCTTCGTGCTGGCGCTGTTCCTGCTGCGCCTGCGCGAACCGGAACGCGGCGTGATGGACGGATTGCCGACCGCGCCCGATCCGCGCCCTTTCGCGGCCAGCCTGGAACTGCTGGGTTCGGTGCTGCCCGGCCTGCACTGGATCGGCATGATCCGGCGCGGCGGCGATCGGGGCACGGTGCTGCGCAATCTGGCGGGGCTGGCGGCGATCGTGGCGCTGATGGTGGTGCTGACGCGGGTGAGCATGGCGGTTTCGCCACGACCGCCGTTCGTCATCGCCGGGCTGGCGATCAACCCGCACGCGCTGCAATGGACCGTGATCGGCTTCGGCGTGTTCGTGATCGTCAATCTGGTGCAGGGGATGCGGCTGTCCGATCCGCAGGCGCACCGCGTCATCACGCGATCGCCCACGCTGATCATGGCGATCGCGGTCGGCACGCTCCAGTCGGCGATCAACTATGGCATGATGGCGTTCAACCCCACGTTCCTGATCCAGAGCTATGGCCTGTCGATGCGCGAGACGGCGTTGCAGTTCGGCATGGTTTCGGCCGGAATGGGCATCGTTGGCCCGCTGCTGTGGGGGCCGCTGTCGGACCGGCTCCACCGCCGCTATCCGGGCGGCGGGCGCGCAGGCGTGGCGCTGTTCGCCATGGCGGTTTCGCCGCTGCTGTCGTTCTGGGTCTATACCGCGCCGGCGGCCGGCACGTTCTATGGGCGGTTCGTGCTCTACAGCCTGGTGCTGACCGGCTGGATGCCGCCGCTCTACGCCATCCTCTACGATCAGGTGCTGCCGCGGATGCGCGGGCTGACCGCGAGCCTCTACCTGCTGGCGATGACGATCCTGGGGATGGGTATCGGCCCCTATCTGGTCGGGCTGCTGTCCGACGCGACCGGCAACCTGCGCGCCTCGATGCTCAGCATCAACGCGGTGGCCGTGCCGATCGTGGTGCTGATGCTGCTGATCGCCCGCCGCGCCGCGCGCGACGAGGCGGCGCTGCTGGAGCGTGCGGGTTCCGCATAA